The Deltaproteobacteria bacterium HGW-Deltaproteobacteria-4 genomic interval TCGTGTAGCCGCTCTTTGTTTCCGTCCAGTGTTGAAATTCGTCCCCTTGTTGCCGGACTTTGATGATCGTTCCGTCCGGTTGTGCAATCTCCTCAAATCTCTGCAACGCCGGGGCGGCATAAAGATTCGGGCACAGGGCACAGGTGAGAATAAACATGAGGACAATAAAATTCCGCATCGAGTGCTGCCTCCTGAAACGCTCTGTTTTACCAATGAATTATGGTTGTTGTTGCGAAAAAATGTCTTCTGAAATAATAGCACATTGATGCATTGAGGACAAAAAAGTGAGAATCAATCCCCTTCTAGCTCCGTCGCTGTAAATACCAGTTGATCAATCCATTGGTCGAGGCATCGTGGCTGCTCACACTTGCCGGCGTCACCAGCTCGGGGAGGATGGCGCCGGCGAGCTGTTTACCGAGCTCGACCCCCCATTGATCGAAAGAATTGATCCCCCAGATCACTCCCTGCACAAAGACCTTGTGTTCGTACAGAGCGATCAACATCCCCAGGCTGCGGGGGGTGATCTCTTCGAGAAGCAGGGTGCTGCTCGGCCGGTTGCCGGGGAAGATCCGATGCGGCAGGAGGGCGGCAATGTCGTCTTCCTCCATCCCCGCGGCCGCCATCTCCGCCTGCGCCTCGGCGGCACTTTTGCCGCGCATCAGCGCTTCGGCCTGGGCAAAGACATTGGCGAGGAGGATGGGGTGGTGCGGACCGAGTTGATGATGACTGCGCGCCGGGGCGATGAAGTCGCAGGGGACGAGCTGCGTCCCTTGATGGATGAGCTGGTAAAAGGCGTGCTGCCCGTTCGTCCCCGGCTCGCCCCAAAGGATCGGCCCGGTCGGGTAATCGACGACCTCGCCGCTGCGCGTCACCCGCTTGCCGTTGCTCTCCATCTCCAGCTGTTGCAGGTAGGCGGGGAAACGGTGCAGATACTGATCGTAAGGGAGGACCGCCTGACTCGCCGCCCCCCAAAAGTTGCTGTTCCAGATTCCCAGCAGCGCCATCAGCACCGGGATATTCTTCTCCAGCGGCGCGTTGCGGAAATGTTCATCGACCGCAAAGCCGCCATCGAGGAGCTCCTCGAAGTGATCGTAGCCGATCGACAGGGCGAGGGAGAGACCGACCGCTGACCACAACGAGTAGCGGCCGCCGACCCAGTCCCAGAAGCCAAACATGTTGGCGGGATCGATGCCGAACTCGCGTACCAGCTTTTCGTTGGTCGAGACCGCGACAAAATGGCGGCTGATCTCCTCCATATTTCCCCCCTGGTCGATAAAC includes:
- a CDS encoding glucose-6-phosphate isomerase yields the protein MDNLTELPAWQALTEHRRNWEGRSLRAAFAADPDRFARFSVEFDGLLFDYSKQLIDAETMPLLCQLARVRNLDIHRDAMFNGAKINSSEGRAVLHTALRNRSERPVIVDGGDVMPAVRDVLGEMRRFCMQVRSGGWRGYSSKRITDVVNIGIGGSDLGPKMACAALTPYVSGLRSHFVSNVDASDLVETLKGLHAETTLFVVVSKTFTTHETLANAYSARNWFIDQGGNMEEISRHFVAVSTNEKLVREFGIDPANMFGFWDWVGGRYSLWSAVGLSLALSIGYDHFEELLDGGFAVDEHFRNAPLEKNIPVLMALLGIWNSNFWGAASQAVLPYDQYLHRFPAYLQQLEMESNGKRVTRSGEVVDYPTGPILWGEPGTNGQHAFYQLIHQGTQLVPCDFIAPARSHHQLGPHHPILLANVFAQAEALMRGKSAAEAQAEMAAAGMEEDDIAALLPHRIFPGNRPSSTLLLEEITPRSLGMLIALYEHKVFVQGVIWGINSFDQWGVELGKQLAGAILPELVTPASVSSHDASTNGLINWYLQRRS